A single Ascochyta rabiei chromosome 4, complete sequence DNA region contains:
- a CDS encoding Aldehyde dehydrogenase (NAD(+)) codes for MVHKQLFINNEYVDATSGDTVSIYNPHDESLVADGIQVASQEDVDKAVSAARTAFKGEWSKWTPQQRSEAMLRFADLTEKHADELALWETKSMGQPINVAKFVYALFGKVFRYYAGWTDKLPGEAWTEDEEGMYKIIQYDPIGVCAGIGAWNGSGIFFAFKVAAALAAGCTFIYKASEKSPVGILQLGEFIKEAGFPPGVVNILTGDGKVGAALASHMDINKISFTGSAPAGKKVQELAAKRHVTRRTLKPRADLVLSNLKRVTLELGGKSPSLIFADANIENALQHHSQNFLFNSGQVCVAASRTFVHEDIAESFIHELKTRFEQLAHTMGQPTDSNTFLGPLADGQQFERVMSFLEIGKKEAELVTGGARQGENGWYVQPTIFLNPKDDARIYREEIFGPVLTIRTFKTEEEAIKLANDTSFGLSSCIFTASIPRALRIAKQLEAGNVNINTSQVFSANIPFGGAKQSGFGREGGRLGLMNYVEAKTISINMNA; via the exons ATGGTTCACAAACAGCTTTTCATCAACAATGAG TACGTCGATGCCACGTCTGGCGATACTGTGAGCATCTACAACCCGCACGACGAGAGTCTTGTCGCCGATGGGATCCAAGTAGCTTCGCAAGAAGACGTCGACAAGGCCGTATCCGCCGCTCGTACCGCGTTCAAAGGCGAATGGTCGAAATGGACACCTCAGCAGCGTAGCGAAGCGATGCTGAGGTTTGCTGACCTTACTGAGAAGCATGCCGACGAGCTCGCCTTGTGGGAGACGAAGAGTATGGGTCAACCTATCAATGTCGCGAAGTTTGTCTATGCTTTGTTTGGTAAGGTTTTCAGGTATTACGCTGGCTGGACGGACAAGCTTCCCGGAGAAGCTTGGACCGAGGATGAAGAGGGCATGTACAAG ATCATCCAATACGATCCTATTGGTGTATGTGCCGGCATTGGTGCATGGAACGGCTCTGGTATCTTCTTCGCTTTCAAGGTCGCTGCTGCCCTAGCTGCCGGGTGTACGTTCATCTACAAAGCCTCCGAGAAGAGCCCTGTTGGAATACTGCAGCTTGGCGAATTCATCAAAGAGGCTGGCTTTCCACCTGGCGTTGTCAACATCCTTACCGGCGATGGCAAAGTCGGTGCTGCTTTGGCCAGCCATATGGACATCAACAAGATCTCCTTCACAGGATCTGCTCCTGCTGGAAAGAAGGTTCAAGAGCTTGCTGCAAAGAGGCATGTTACTCGTCGCACCTTGAAACCTCGAGCTGACCTTGTCCTTAGTAACCTCAAGCGTGTGACACTGGAGTTGGGCGGCAAGTCGCCCAGTCTTATCTTCGCGGATGCCAACATCGAAAATGCGCTTCAGCACCACAGTCAGAATTTCCTCTTTAATTCAGGTCAAGTCTGTGTTGCTGCATCCCGTACATTTGTCCACGAGGATATCGCGGAGAGTTTCATCCATGAGCTCAAGACACGATTCGAACAACTTGCTCACACCATGGGCCAGCCGACGGACTCGAACACGTTCCTAGGCCCACTGGCCGACGGACAACAGTTTGAGCGTGTGATGAGCTTCCTTGAAATTGGCAAAAAGGAAGCGGAACTCGTGACCGGAGGTGCCAGGCAGGGAGAAAACGGGTGGTACGTCCAGCCTACTATCTTCTTGAACCCCAAGGATGATGCAAGGATCTATCGCGAGGAGATTTTCGGTCCTGTCCTTACCATCCGGACCTTCAAGACAGAGGAGGAGGCGATCAAGCTAGCCAATGATACCAGCTTTGGCCTCTCGT CCTGCATCTTCACAGCCTCGATTCCGCGGGCCTTGCGCATCGCAAAACAGCTCGAAGCCGGCAACGTGAACATCAATACCTCACAAGTGTTCAGCGCAAACATACCGTTTGGCGGAGCGAAGCAGTCGGGCTTCGGACGCGAAGGTGGTCGGCTGGGTCTGATGAACTATGTCGAGGCAAAGACCATCTCGATCAA TATGAACGCGTGA